The following proteins are co-located in the Desulfobacterales bacterium genome:
- a CDS encoding VWA domain-containing protein: protein MRKILLAATVFFLIAAPALAAEDVMVVFDGSNSMWGQIEGTAKIEIAREAMHSLIGDWTEGTNIGLMAYGHRREGDCEDIETLIEPGPFDREHFFSTIENITPRGKTPLTASIEQAAETLAYRDNPATVIVITDGIETCQRDPCALADDLERMGVDFTAHVVGFDLKDEEQEAVACIAERTGGRFLPAGDAAELRTALSEVGTAVAEPEPEPEPEVEVSAPESAATGASFPVSWVGTIHHSDFVAIVPMGADDDELGNYKRVRNNNETELRAPSEPGLYEVRYVLDEGRKALAATEIEITEPEVEVNAPESATTGSSFPVSWAGAIHRSDFIAIVPMGADDDELGNHKRVRNNNETELRAPSEPGLYEVRYVLDEGRKPLASTEIEITEPEVEVSAPESTTTGSSFPVSWVGTIHHSDFVAIVPMGADDDELGNHKRVRNNNETELRAPSEPGLYEVRYVLDEGRKPLASTEIEITEPGIELSGPDKARAGSELRVSWRGKPPHRSDFIAIVPMGADDDELGNHKRVGNNSEIDLEAPEQTGLYEVRYVLDEGRRTLARHSVEVVDETAALDTGGSLDVTETAAAGDTIEVNWSADTESGDLRIALAQTDQAKFTWIEVQSASDGPPLTFTLPEEPGQYEFRLLDIPGRKVLSRSIIDVQ from the coding sequence ATGCGCAAAATACTGCTTGCTGCAACCGTATTCTTTCTGATCGCAGCACCGGCTTTAGCTGCCGAGGATGTCATGGTGGTGTTCGACGGCTCCAATTCCATGTGGGGACAGATTGAAGGCACCGCAAAAATTGAGATTGCCCGGGAAGCCATGCATAGCCTGATCGGCGACTGGACCGAAGGTACCAATATCGGCCTGATGGCCTATGGACACCGCCGCGAGGGAGACTGCGAGGACATCGAAACCCTGATCGAACCCGGCCCCTTCGACCGGGAACATTTCTTTTCGACGATTGAGAACATCACACCCCGCGGCAAGACGCCGCTGACCGCTTCCATCGAACAGGCCGCCGAAACCCTGGCCTACCGCGACAATCCGGCTACCGTGATCGTGATCACCGACGGCATTGAAACCTGCCAGCGCGACCCCTGCGCCCTGGCCGACGACCTGGAGCGCATGGGGGTGGACTTCACGGCGCACGTCGTCGGCTTCGACTTGAAGGACGAAGAACAGGAAGCCGTAGCCTGCATCGCCGAACGCACGGGCGGTCGCTTCCTGCCGGCCGGAGATGCCGCGGAGCTCCGCACGGCCTTGAGCGAGGTGGGCACAGCCGTAGCCGAGCCGGAACCGGAACCGGAACCCGAAGTCGAGGTCAGCGCCCCAGAAAGCGCTGCCACCGGCGCCTCCTTCCCCGTCAGCTGGGTCGGCACCATACACCACAGTGATTTCGTCGCCATCGTGCCCATGGGCGCGGATGACGACGAACTCGGCAACTATAAGCGGGTCCGCAACAACAACGAAACCGAACTGCGGGCCCCCAGCGAGCCCGGCCTCTACGAGGTCCGCTATGTCCTCGACGAGGGTCGCAAGGCCCTTGCCGCGACCGAAATCGAGATCACCGAACCCGAAGTCGAGGTCAACGCCCCCGAAAGCGCCACCACCGGCTCCTCCTTCCCCGTCAGCTGGGCCGGCGCCATACACCGCAGCGATTTCATCGCCATCGTGCCCATGGGTGCGGATGACGACGAACTCGGCAACCATAAGCGGGTCCGCAACAACAACGAAACCGAACTGCGGGCCCCCAGCGAGCCCGGCCTCTACGAGGTCCGCTACGTCCTCGACGAAGGCCGCAAGCCCCTCGCTTCCACCGAAATCGAGATCACCGAGCCGGAAGTCGAGGTCAGCGCCCCCGAAAGCACCACCACCGGCTCCTCCTTCCCCGTCAGCTGGGTCGGCACCATACACCACAGTGATTTCGTCGCCATCGTGCCCATGGGCGCGGATGACGACGAACTCGGCAACCATAAGCGGGTCCGCAACAACAACGAAACCGAACTGCGGGCCCCCAGCGAGCCCGGCCTCTACGAGGTCCGCTACGTCCTCGACGAAGGCCGCAAGCCCCTCGCTTCCACCGAAATCGAGATCACCGAACCCGGGATCGAACTCAGCGGACCGGACAAGGCCCGCGCAGGATCGGAGCTCAGGGTCAGTTGGAGAGGCAAGCCACCGCACCGCAGCGATTTCATCGCCATCGTGCCCATGGGCGCGGATGACGACGAACTCGGCAACCATAAGCGGGTCGGAAACAACAGCGAGATCGACCTTGAAGCCCCTGAACAGACGGGGCTCTACGAAGTCCGTTATGTCCTGGATGAAGGCCGGCGCACTCTGGCCCGTCATAGTGTGGAAGTGGTCGACGAGACAGCCGCTCTCGATACCGGAGGATCGCTCGATGTCACGGAAACGGCGGCAGCCGGTGATACGATCGAAGTTAACTGGTCGGCGGATACCGAAAGTGGAGACCTGAGGATCGCGCTGGCACAAACCGACCAGGCAAAATTCACCTGGATTGAAGTCCAGTCTGCTTCCGACGGGCCTCCGCTGACCTTCACTCTGCCGGAGGAACCGGGGCAGTACGAATTCCGACTGCTCGACATCCCGGGGCGCAAGGTTCTCAGCCGTTCGATCATCGACGTGCAGTAA
- a CDS encoding HigA family addiction module antitoxin has protein sequence MNMYNPPHPGEIIREFCVEAININVTEAARALGVTRKTLSALLNGRAGISPEMALRLSKVFGRSPEGWLKLQLQYDLWKTKQSIDTSNLKRIEAA, from the coding sequence ATGAATATGTATAATCCGCCTCATCCTGGCGAAATTATAAGAGAATTTTGTGTGGAAGCAATTAATATCAATGTCACGGAAGCGGCAAGAGCACTTGGCGTTACCAGAAAAACTTTATCAGCATTATTAAATGGAAGAGCGGGAATTAGTCCTGAAATGGCATTGAGATTATCAAAAGTATTTGGCAGGTCACCTGAAGGTTGGCTCAAGCTTCAACTTCAATATGATCTCTGGAAAACAAAGCAGTCCATTGATACTAGCAATTTAAAGCGTATTGAGGCAGCTTGA
- a CDS encoding type II toxin-antitoxin system RelE/ParE family toxin, translating into MIQKFKHKGLKRLFESGISSGVDPQHVTRIRKILALLETAENLEDMDLPGLDLHQLKGNRKGTWAVNVSGNWRITFKIQSGDAFDVNYEDYH; encoded by the coding sequence ATGATCCAAAAATTCAAACATAAAGGCCTCAAGCGATTATTCGAATCCGGGATTTCGAGCGGTGTGGACCCCCAACATGTAACCCGGATCCGGAAGATCCTCGCGCTGCTCGAAACGGCTGAAAATCTTGAAGATATGGATTTGCCAGGCCTGGACCTCCACCAGCTCAAGGGAAATCGTAAAGGAACCTGGGCGGTCAATGTCAGTGGGAACTGGCGAATTACATTCAAGATTCAAAGTGGTGATGCCTTTGATGTAAATTATGAAGATTATCATTAG
- a CDS encoding DMT family protein: MNPIVSTVILLIFSNVFMTFAWYAHLKELNNKLWIIAAFVSWGIALFEYLLQVPANRIGYTVLSVGQLKIIQEVITLSVFVPFSIFYMKEPLKLDYLWAGLCLVGAVFFMFRSKFA; encoded by the coding sequence ATGAACCCGATCGTATCAACCGTAATTCTTTTGATTTTTAGTAATGTTTTTATGACATTCGCATGGTATGCGCATCTCAAAGAACTTAATAATAAGCTTTGGATTATCGCGGCATTTGTCAGTTGGGGGATTGCCCTATTTGAGTATTTATTACAGGTTCCGGCTAATCGGATTGGATATACAGTTCTATCAGTCGGACAACTAAAGATAATCCAGGAAGTGATCACTCTAAGTGTATTTGTACCATTCTCAATATTCTATATGAAAGAGCCATTAAAACTTGATTATTTATGGGCAGGGCTTTGTCTGGTTGGGGCAGTTTTTTTCATGTTTCGAAGCAAATTTGCATAA
- a CDS encoding type II toxin-antitoxin system RelE/ParE family toxin produces MTWKIEFAPQAEKDLKKLDRAEAKRIIAFLRERVAPAPKAVGGRLKGQLREYRRYRVGDYRVLAVIKNERLLVLVVRVGHRKNVYS; encoded by the coding sequence TTGACCTGGAAGATTGAGTTTGCCCCTCAGGCGGAAAAAGATTTAAAAAAGCTGGACAGGGCTGAGGCCAAAAGAATTATTGCCTTTCTCCGGGAGCGGGTCGCCCCTGCCCCCAAGGCTGTTGGCGGCCGGCTTAAAGGGCAGCTGCGGGAATACCGGCGATACCGGGTGGGCGATTACCGCGTATTGGCGGTGATCAAAAATGAGCGACTGCTGGTGCTCGTGGTCCGCGTCGGCCACAGGAAAAACGTGTATTCATAA
- a CDS encoding DUF6290 family protein, which translates to MEGKTSTVRLPEDHDRRLKMLAAATKRSRSYFIREAVKRTIDDMEDAYLAETAYEEFITSGADSVSLDELERRLDLED; encoded by the coding sequence ATGGAAGGAAAAACAAGCACCGTCCGGCTCCCTGAGGATCACGACCGCCGCCTGAAAATGCTGGCCGCTGCCACTAAACGCAGCCGCAGCTACTTTATCCGCGAGGCTGTAAAACGCACCATCGACGACATGGAAGACGCATACCTGGCCGAAACCGCATACGAGGAATTCATCACAAGCGGGGCGGATTCTGTTTCGCTCGATGAGCTGGAGCGCCGGCTTGACCTGGAAGATTGA
- a CDS encoding OmpA family protein — protein sequence MKRLFYVLFLSFLIGSLAALSSAGAAADPEIEANGSPTAKAAEPYQPESRALALPGGTQANTILAQPDASDFPEIVVSVTVFGPDGQPVEGLGPLDFMVTEQSDEETSATEQILTCFEEVSGSAAADTGIDFALVIDVSYSMKGDALERAKAGVIEFVESTSEGDRAALITFSSEVVEEVPLQPIATDMDGDGQKDIVEAISALGERRMTRVYDGTVRGVEALDGLDSPRAVVVFTDGRSNRDRYNSINNAIAKANAAGTPLYMIGAGTAHSRSNLQQMAADTNGRYYENPASSDMGAVYEEIARDLGVGGTYYLLCYMTHNPVFDGTTRIVDVSADGSAGTGSYTVGYAPRITLDAATLELNRSSQMPGTALSISGTITDLDARSLSQAISGNLYYRGLGAGSYTRLELSVTGNADGTFAFTAVIPEEAVVEPGLEYYLSATDGVHAVFSPVDYQSSPYTIQVGENELPRIDHTPVTAAPAGSPVPITAMISDPDGTLAGANLYYRPTQASGGGYTMVPMADSGGGSYTAEIPAGDVSVPGVAYYLAAEDNLGGRSESGSAEDPHIISVSAANQPPVADAGEDATAYTGDEVVLDASGSSDPDSGGSLSFSWQQESGPSVALSGADTARASFVAPEVDSEATALAFSVTVTDPRGASAEDTVRILVSPRVPAAAFTWSPETPLAGEEIQFTDTSSSPNGAITAREWDFAGEAFSAEASPVYTFSESGAYSVTLVVTDAAGLNDSVSHIINVEPSGECPDGDCGSGGCFINAAGIGGKASAGLGTIFLLALLFLVPGVFCMCRIASAAAHRVGSAGRGRRKRMRIGLTGVFIAILIGLLSAGAADAQVLAKSFHLSPMVTGYMFDDGQDIDEGLLGRVAIGYNFTERFGFELSLDASLGALDYNYRDPVTCLCEVEDVDAVLARADLLYHFQPDKKLVPYLAAGGGGMQLDYETFDDEELFLLNYGGGLKYFVSDRVMLRGDVRHFFVPEDSYNNMAVSIGLTFQLGGTPEKQVEEPPPAPAPAAEEEAEEKAEEEPAPEEIEKKPAPAVPPVRMPKMVVRFAFDETEIRSMYEDVLTRAALFMKDHLDTEVIIEGHTDSVGPEEYNIELGRRRAESVKRYLTETMLIEESRISLRTYGETRPVATNDTPEGRQKNRRAVIIQLEEEAAE from the coding sequence ATGAAGCGGCTGTTTTATGTACTTTTTCTTTCTTTTCTGATTGGATCCCTGGCAGCGCTCTCTTCCGCCGGGGCGGCGGCAGACCCGGAGATTGAGGCAAATGGTTCACCCACGGCCAAGGCGGCAGAGCCATATCAACCGGAGAGCCGGGCACTTGCGCTTCCGGGCGGTACTCAGGCGAATACGATTCTGGCTCAGCCGGATGCCTCGGATTTTCCGGAAATTGTCGTTTCGGTAACGGTTTTCGGCCCGGACGGCCAGCCGGTGGAGGGCCTCGGGCCGTTGGATTTCATGGTGACCGAGCAGTCCGATGAGGAAACATCTGCAACCGAGCAGATCCTCACCTGCTTTGAAGAGGTCTCCGGCAGCGCCGCAGCAGATACGGGGATCGACTTTGCCCTGGTAATCGACGTAAGCTATAGCATGAAGGGAGATGCGCTGGAGCGGGCCAAGGCTGGCGTTATTGAATTCGTGGAAAGCACCTCGGAGGGGGACCGGGCGGCCCTCATCACCTTTTCCAGCGAGGTGGTGGAGGAGGTTCCCCTGCAGCCGATTGCGACTGACATGGACGGAGACGGCCAGAAGGATATTGTGGAGGCCATCTCGGCGCTCGGCGAAAGAAGAATGACACGGGTCTACGATGGAACCGTCCGGGGCGTCGAAGCCCTGGACGGCCTGGACAGCCCGCGGGCCGTGGTCGTATTCACTGACGGCAGGTCAAACCGCGACCGTTATAACAGTATAAACAACGCAATTGCCAAGGCCAATGCCGCCGGCACGCCGCTCTATATGATCGGCGCCGGAACAGCCCATAGCAGGAGTAACCTTCAGCAGATGGCTGCGGACACGAACGGCCGATACTACGAGAATCCAGCGAGTTCGGATATGGGCGCCGTCTACGAGGAAATCGCCCGTGATCTGGGAGTGGGCGGCACGTACTATCTTCTCTGCTATATGACCCACAACCCGGTCTTTGACGGCACCACCCGCATAGTGGACGTGAGCGCTGACGGATCGGCGGGAACGGGGAGCTATACCGTTGGCTACGCGCCCCGGATCACACTGGATGCGGCAACCCTTGAGCTGAACCGTTCAAGCCAGATGCCCGGCACAGCCCTTTCCATTTCCGGTACCATTACGGACCTGGACGCCCGGAGCCTTAGCCAGGCAATCAGCGGAAACCTCTATTACAGGGGCCTCGGCGCAGGCTCCTATACCCGCCTGGAGCTTTCCGTGACCGGCAATGCAGACGGCACCTTCGCCTTTACTGCTGTGATACCGGAAGAGGCGGTGGTCGAGCCGGGACTTGAATATTATCTTTCCGCAACGGACGGCGTCCACGCGGTCTTCTCGCCGGTGGACTACCAGAGCTCTCCGTACACCATTCAGGTTGGTGAAAACGAGCTTCCCCGAATCGACCATACCCCTGTGACCGCTGCTCCAGCCGGGTCCCCGGTTCCGATCACCGCCATGATATCGGATCCGGACGGAACCCTTGCCGGCGCAAACCTCTATTATCGCCCCACTCAGGCTTCCGGCGGCGGCTACACCATGGTGCCCATGGCCGATTCCGGCGGCGGCAGCTACACCGCCGAGATTCCGGCCGGGGATGTGTCTGTGCCGGGCGTTGCCTATTACCTTGCGGCTGAAGACAATCTGGGGGGAAGATCCGAAAGCGGCTCTGCAGAAGATCCGCATATAATATCCGTCAGCGCGGCGAACCAGCCGCCGGTTGCGGATGCGGGGGAGGATGCGACAGCCTACACCGGGGATGAAGTCGTGCTGGATGCCAGCGGTTCATCGGATCCGGATTCCGGTGGTTCGCTCTCCTTTTCCTGGCAGCAAGAAAGCGGCCCTTCAGTTGCGCTCTCCGGTGCGGATACGGCCCGCGCCTCCTTTGTTGCCCCGGAGGTGGACTCCGAGGCGACGGCTCTTGCGTTTTCGGTCACGGTGACCGATCCCCGCGGGGCCTCGGCCGAAGATACGGTCCGCATTCTGGTGAGCCCGCGCGTGCCCGCAGCGGCCTTTACCTGGTCGCCGGAGACGCCACTGGCGGGCGAGGAGATTCAGTTCACGGATACGTCCTCTTCCCCCAACGGCGCCATCACCGCGCGGGAGTGGGATTTTGCAGGAGAGGCGTTCAGTGCCGAGGCTTCGCCTGTATACACGTTTTCCGAGTCCGGGGCCTATTCCGTAACGCTTGTCGTCACGGATGCCGCCGGGCTGAACGACAGCGTCTCCCACATCATCAATGTGGAGCCGAGCGGTGAATGTCCCGACGGAGACTGCGGCTCAGGAGGCTGCTTTATCAATGCGGCAGGCATAGGCGGCAAAGCCTCTGCGGGGCTGGGGACGATTTTTCTGCTTGCCCTCCTGTTTCTTGTTCCGGGAGTTTTTTGCATGTGCAGAATCGCATCCGCTGCGGCCCACAGGGTGGGCTCTGCAGGCAGAGGCCGACGGAAGCGGATGCGGATCGGGTTGACCGGGGTTTTCATTGCGATCCTGATCGGGCTATTGAGTGCCGGAGCGGCGGATGCCCAGGTCCTTGCCAAATCTTTTCATTTGAGTCCCATGGTCACGGGCTACATGTTTGATGACGGGCAGGACATCGACGAAGGGCTTTTGGGAAGGGTCGCTATTGGATATAATTTTACGGAGCGATTCGGGTTTGAGTTGTCGCTGGATGCGAGCCTTGGGGCGCTTGACTACAACTACCGGGACCCGGTCACCTGTTTATGCGAGGTCGAGGACGTGGATGCAGTGCTTGCCCGTGCTGACCTGCTCTATCATTTTCAGCCCGATAAGAAGCTGGTTCCATACCTTGCCGCCGGAGGCGGCGGCATGCAGCTCGATTACGAAACCTTTGATGATGAGGAGCTGTTTTTGCTCAACTACGGCGGTGGCCTGAAATATTTTGTCTCGGACAGGGTCATGCTCCGGGGCGACGTTCGGCATTTTTTTGTACCGGAAGACTCCTACAACAACATGGCGGTGAGCATAGGCCTGACCTTCCAGCTGGGCGGAACCCCTGAAAAGCAGGTTGAGGAGCCGCCTCCGGCGCCTGCGCCTGCCGCTGAAGAGGAAGCGGAGGAGAAAGCGGAAGAAGAGCCGGCCCCGGAAGAGATTGAAAAAAAGCCGGCGCCTGCCGTGCCGCCGGTGCGGATGCCCAAGATGGTCGTCCGGTTTGCGTTCGATGAGACGGAAATCCGGTCCATGTATGAGGATGTCCTGACCCGGGCCGCCTTGTTCATGAAGGATCACCTCGATACCGAGGTGATCATCGAAGGACACACCGACAGCGTCGGACCTGAAGAATACAATATCGAGCTGGGCAGGCGCCGGGCTGAGAGCGTGAAGCGGTATTTGACCGAAACGATGTTGATTGAGGAATCGCGGATATCTCTCCGCACGTATGGGGAGACACGCCCGGTCGCCACAAATGATACGCCCGAGGGCCGGCAGAAAAACCGGCGGGCGGTGATTATCCAGCTCGAGGAGGAGGCCGCGGAGTAG
- a CDS encoding phage holin family protein, translating to MFGPSSAERILSYVIRWLLLALGIWVAAKLVGGIHLVGWQSTLIVAAILGLLNAFLKPAISLIALPFTILTFGLFSIVINSGLLFLTSWIAKHFSSINFQVDNFLAAVFGAILISVVSILVHFFINPDKISHGLAKGR from the coding sequence ATGTTTGGACCGAGTTCTGCTGAGAGAATCCTATCCTACGTCATCCGGTGGCTGCTTCTCGCCCTGGGCATCTGGGTGGCGGCAAAGCTGGTCGGTGGGATTCATCTTGTTGGTTGGCAGAGTACGTTAATCGTGGCCGCCATCCTCGGGTTACTCAACGCCTTCTTGAAGCCGGCGATCAGCCTAATAGCGCTTCCCTTCACGATCCTCACGTTCGGACTGTTCAGCATCGTAATTAATTCCGGCTTGCTGTTCCTGACTTCCTGGATAGCTAAGCACTTCAGCAGCATTAACTTCCAAGTCGATAATTTCCTCGCGGCAGTTTTCGGGGCCATTCTCATCAGCGTTGTCAGCATCCTCGTTCATTTCTTCATTAATCCCGACAAGATCTCCCATGGTCTCGCCAAGGGCCGTTAA
- a CDS encoding ABC transporter permease codes for MIKMWRPAPRKSSPWKMALFTEIACKSQSFFNTALRSVGRNKLRSFLSVLGVVFGVMAVMTIICIGQGARNEAVRQMEQLGTRNIYLKQVTLSTEQKAEAARRNVEGLNSRDIKQLGQAGIAIQQMASLKELSVEVIGAPGQISPQVAACSANYANVLNLKMLAGRFINQSDIDSHELVCVLGSDVAARLGEDGKLFEQLRMGSQMFTIVGHLDRIDFSDSGSAAVSVRNHNEMILLPTGTSKWLPKPRAAMGKKSEPEAEFSEIIIKITDSHQVLDSAAVIGRIMEQSHDSILDYQMVVPLELLRQARKTHEMFNWFLAAIAGISLIVGGIGIMNIMLATISERKKEIGIRRAVGATKLHIMAQFLIESMLLTLTGGAIGVFLGAAAAFAIAVAAPWHASLSFGAVFIPLVMSVFVGLFFGLYPAYQAARVDPIQALRYE; via the coding sequence ATGATCAAAATGTGGCGTCCTGCGCCCAGAAAGTCATCACCCTGGAAAATGGCACTCTTCACTGAAATTGCATGCAAATCCCAATCTTTTTTTAATACAGCACTTCGTTCAGTAGGGCGAAACAAGCTTCGCTCGTTTCTAAGTGTACTTGGCGTGGTCTTTGGGGTCATGGCGGTAATGACAATCATCTGCATCGGCCAGGGCGCCAGAAACGAAGCTGTTCGGCAAATGGAACAGCTTGGCACCCGCAATATCTATCTAAAACAGGTGACATTAAGCACTGAGCAAAAGGCAGAAGCCGCCCGGCGCAATGTAGAAGGGCTCAACAGCCGCGATATCAAACAGCTTGGGCAAGCCGGCATTGCGATCCAACAAATGGCCAGCCTTAAAGAACTTTCCGTGGAGGTCATTGGCGCCCCTGGCCAGATCTCCCCCCAGGTGGCGGCTTGCAGCGCCAATTATGCCAATGTGTTAAACCTGAAAATGTTAGCGGGCCGGTTTATTAATCAAAGCGACATTGACAGCCATGAACTGGTGTGCGTACTGGGAAGCGATGTGGCAGCCCGGCTGGGAGAAGACGGAAAACTTTTTGAACAGCTTCGCATGGGATCCCAGATGTTTACCATTGTGGGGCATCTTGACCGGATTGATTTCAGCGACTCGGGTTCGGCCGCTGTTTCCGTCCGCAATCACAATGAAATGATTCTGCTGCCCACAGGCACAAGCAAATGGCTGCCCAAGCCCAGGGCTGCAATGGGCAAAAAATCGGAACCAGAAGCTGAATTTTCTGAAATTATTATTAAAATAACCGATTCGCACCAGGTCCTTGACAGCGCGGCCGTCATCGGCCGGATCATGGAACAGAGCCACGACAGTATTCTCGACTACCAGATGGTAGTCCCGCTGGAACTGCTTCGCCAGGCCCGCAAAACCCATGAAATGTTTAACTGGTTTCTGGCAGCCATTGCCGGCATTTCACTGATCGTGGGGGGCATCGGCATCATGAACATCATGCTGGCCACCATATCGGAAAGAAAAAAAGAAATCGGCATCCGCCGGGCCGTGGGCGCCACAAAGCTTCATATCATGGCCCAGTTTCTCATAGAGTCGATGCTGCTGACCCTGACGGGCGGAGCAATCGGTGTATTTCTGGGTGCTGCGGCTGCATTTGCCATTGCAGTGGCAGCTCCCTGGCACGCATCGCTGTCTTTTGGGGCTGTTTTTATACCGCTTGTAATGTCTGTTTTTGTGGGCCTGTTTTTCGGCCTTTATCCGGCATACCAGGCCGCCAGGGTAGATCCGATTCAAGCCCTTAGATATGAATAA
- a CDS encoding ABC transporter ATP-binding protein, which translates to MNDLLIRAQQVSKTYTFGEKRLQILDRIDFCVKVGEFVAIMGPSGSGKSTLMHILGCMDRPSSGKYLFSGADLSRATDRQLARIRSHRIGFVFQSFNLIFGLDLLENVELPFIYAPPQHRKNRRHAMEAIAQVGLSNRIHHRPSQLSGGEMQRAAIARALAVNPELILADEPTGNLDARTGQGILDLLSDLHTAGKTIVLVTHDQNVASCAQKVITLENGTLH; encoded by the coding sequence ATGAATGATCTGCTGATCCGGGCTCAACAGGTCTCCAAGACTTATACATTCGGCGAAAAACGTCTGCAGATTCTGGACCGCATCGATTTTTGCGTTAAAGTCGGTGAATTTGTCGCCATCATGGGGCCGTCCGGATCGGGCAAATCTACTTTAATGCACATTTTAGGCTGCATGGACCGGCCTAGTTCCGGAAAATATCTGTTTTCCGGTGCAGATCTTTCCAGGGCAACGGACCGGCAGCTGGCCCGTATCCGGAGCCACAGGATTGGATTTGTCTTCCAGAGCTTTAACCTGATTTTTGGCCTTGATCTGCTTGAAAACGTGGAACTTCCATTTATATATGCCCCCCCGCAGCACAGGAAAAACCGCAGGCACGCAATGGAGGCCATCGCTCAGGTGGGCCTGTCCAATCGGATTCACCATCGACCATCCCAGCTCTCGGGTGGGGAGATGCAGCGGGCCGCTATTGCCCGGGCCCTGGCCGTGAACCCGGAACTGATTCTGGCAGATGAGCCCACAGGCAACCTGGATGCCCGAACCGGTCAGGGCATTCTGGACCTGCTTTCAGATCTGCACACAGCGGGCAAGACCATTGTTCTGGTCACCCATGATCAAAATGTGGCGTCCTGCGCCCAGAAAGTCATCACCCTGGAAAATGGCACTCTTCACTGA